The following coding sequences are from one Streptomyces sp. NBC_01485 window:
- a CDS encoding SWIM zinc finger family protein, with amino-acid sequence MGEPEKGEIGAGAEVFTAAAAAEAAAHQEQGIRPADEARRALRAARERRQEQQARESSQHPGDPAPRPADAARAALRRPPAPAPAAAPAPEEGTSAADAVPVPAAAPVPPADAVPPADKPGTPTAPPAPTGSRPGDIAREALRAARAQTRQGSAETEPREQAGREPVRSGPRPRTDAHPSEARRPGRTRDHVADERARVVRELLADAFRMPPEETPEQEPELAPETEPDPGPQMEPEPEPEPEPDRYNAPPTPRSMAAPSRDGDHRRTFPALPVLPALPAFPPRTGGAFAETWWGNAWVSALEEGALDPKRLVRGRGYAEQGHVDAITVTPGLVLAYVQGSRPRPYRVQVRLRTLGEEDWERFLDAAVERPGHIAALLDKEMPESLADCGVPLLPGPGDLDPHCSCPDHGRPCKHAAALCYQTARLLDADPFVLLLLRGRGEREVLDELSRRNATRAARAAQEQQPEPLPGVRAVEALAERRLPPLPAPLPGPPHPEQPPAYPSAPNGPDSFALDHLATDAAARAHALLTTGHDEIGELTLWQDAVRLAASRPGSGLTATTRALYASLALAAGRTPSELARAVAAWRQGGPDGLTVLEETWDPPAGRFDRARPLLLAADLPAFRPRRNHLTHPRGHVQLRFGRDGLWYAYESEPGHDDWWPRGTPDPDPVGALTGLGASDEL; translated from the coding sequence ATGGGAGAGCCGGAGAAGGGCGAGATCGGGGCCGGGGCCGAGGTTTTCACGGCAGCGGCAGCGGCTGAGGCTGCGGCGCACCAGGAGCAGGGCATCAGGCCGGCCGACGAGGCCCGCCGTGCGCTGCGCGCGGCTCGGGAACGGCGGCAGGAACAGCAGGCGCGGGAGTCGTCACAGCACCCCGGAGACCCTGCCCCCCGGCCCGCCGACGCGGCCCGCGCGGCCCTGCGGCGCCCGCCGGCCCCGGCTCCCGCAGCGGCCCCCGCTCCCGAAGAGGGCACCTCGGCAGCCGACGCCGTCCCCGTCCCCGCAGCGGCCCCCGTTCCACCGGCGGATGCCGTCCCACCAGCCGACAAGCCGGGCACCCCGACCGCTCCGCCCGCCCCGACCGGCTCGCGCCCCGGGGACATCGCCCGCGAGGCCCTGCGCGCGGCACGCGCGCAAACGCGACAGGGCTCCGCCGAGACCGAGCCCAGGGAACAGGCGGGACGGGAGCCCGTACGCAGCGGCCCCCGCCCCCGCACCGATGCCCACCCCTCCGAAGCCCGGCGCCCCGGCCGTACACGTGACCACGTCGCCGATGAACGAGCCCGTGTCGTAAGGGAGTTGCTCGCGGACGCATTCCGGATGCCACCGGAGGAGACGCCCGAGCAGGAGCCCGAGCTCGCGCCGGAGACAGAGCCGGACCCCGGTCCGCAGATGGAGCCCGAGCCCGAGCCCGAGCCCGAGCCCGACCGGTACAACGCGCCCCCCACCCCCCGCTCCATGGCAGCCCCCTCCCGGGACGGCGACCACCGCCGCACCTTCCCCGCTCTCCCCGTTCTCCCTGCCCTCCCCGCTTTCCCCCCTCGCACCGGCGGAGCCTTCGCCGAGACCTGGTGGGGCAACGCCTGGGTCAGCGCGCTCGAAGAGGGTGCCCTGGACCCCAAGCGCCTGGTCCGCGGCCGGGGTTACGCCGAGCAGGGGCACGTGGACGCGATCACGGTCACCCCCGGGCTCGTCCTGGCGTACGTGCAGGGCAGCCGTCCCCGCCCGTACCGCGTGCAGGTGCGGCTGCGCACCCTCGGGGAGGAGGACTGGGAGCGTTTCCTGGACGCCGCCGTCGAGCGCCCCGGGCACATCGCCGCGCTGCTCGACAAGGAGATGCCCGAGTCCCTGGCCGACTGCGGGGTGCCGCTGCTGCCCGGTCCCGGCGACCTCGACCCGCACTGCAGTTGCCCCGACCACGGTCGCCCCTGCAAGCATGCCGCCGCCCTCTGCTACCAGACGGCGCGGCTGCTCGACGCCGACCCGTTCGTGCTGCTCCTGCTGCGCGGTCGCGGCGAACGCGAAGTGCTCGACGAGCTGTCCCGCCGTAACGCCACCCGTGCCGCCCGCGCCGCACAGGAGCAGCAACCGGAACCGCTGCCGGGCGTACGGGCCGTCGAAGCCCTCGCCGAACGTCGACTCCCGCCCCTCCCGGCCCCGTTGCCCGGGCCCCCGCACCCCGAGCAGCCCCCGGCGTACCCGTCCGCGCCGAACGGCCCCGACTCCTTCGCGCTGGACCACCTCGCGACCGACGCCGCCGCCCGCGCCCACGCCCTGCTGACCACCGGTCATGACGAGATCGGCGAACTGACCCTCTGGCAGGACGCCGTCCGTCTCGCCGCGTCCCGCCCCGGCTCCGGGCTCACCGCCACCACCCGCGCCCTGTACGCCTCGCTCGCGCTGGCCGCCGGCCGCACCCCGTCCGAGCTGGCGCGCGCGGTGGCCGCCTGGCGGCAGGGCGGGCCGGACGGACTCACCGTCCTGGAGGAGACCTGGGACCCGCCGGCCGGCCGCTTCGACCGGGCCCGCCCCCTCCTCCTGGCCGCCGACCTCCCCGCCTTCCGCCCCCGCCGCAACCACCTCACCCACCCGCGCGGCCACGTCCAGCTCCGCTTCGGCCGCGACGGCTTGTGGTACGCCTACGAGTCGGAACCGGGCCACGACGACTGGTGGCCACGCGGCACCCCCGACCCGGACCCGGTGGGCGCCCTCACCGGCCTCGGCGCCTCGGACGAGCTGTGA
- a CDS encoding peptidylprolyl isomerase has translation MAVRTSQGPLPLRLDRAKAPCTVQSFVHLARHRFFDRTVCHRLTAYPTLKVLQCGDPTGTGEGGPGYEYKDELPVDLPPAPSDPTGTRRLYGRGLLAMANAGPNTNGSQFFVVYGDSALRPNYTVFGTVGAAGLKTLDKVAAGGIEPTTQDPEPVDGTPVLRTELLSVRPSCRP, from the coding sequence ATGGCTGTCCGGACCAGCCAGGGCCCGCTCCCGCTGCGTCTGGACCGGGCGAAGGCGCCGTGCACGGTCCAGAGCTTCGTGCACCTGGCGCGGCACCGGTTCTTCGACCGTACGGTGTGCCATCGGCTGACGGCGTATCCGACGCTGAAGGTCCTGCAGTGTGGCGACCCGACCGGCACCGGCGAGGGTGGGCCGGGCTACGAGTACAAGGACGAGCTGCCGGTGGACCTGCCGCCGGCACCGAGCGATCCGACCGGCACCCGTCGCCTTTACGGGCGTGGTCTGCTGGCGATGGCCAACGCCGGGCCGAACACGAACGGTTCGCAGTTCTTCGTCGTCTACGGCGACTCCGCGCTGCGACCGAACTACACGGTGTTCGGCACGGTCGGTGCCGCGGGCCTGAAGACGCTCGACAAGGTCGCTGCTGGCGGAATCGAGCCAACTACGCAGGACCCGGAGCCTGTCGACGGCACGCCCGTGTTGAGGACCGAACTGCTCAGCGTCCGGCCGTCCTGCCGCCCCTGA
- a CDS encoding CHAT domain-containing protein, whose protein sequence is MTRSATEASCPRSPRVWWAPGGLLGQLPLHAVGYHTDSASDPRRRTVMDRVVSSYTPTVRALRYTRRHPPGPRSRTQALIVAMPTTPGLPDHGWLDHVGAEVAMLGDRLPNHMLLREPARPTAISPTLNVLYRPRPTS, encoded by the coding sequence ATGACCAGGTCCGCGACCGAGGCATCGTGCCCTCGATCACCGCGGGTGTGGTGGGCACCGGGCGGCCTCCTGGGCCAACTGCCCCTCCATGCCGTCGGCTACCACACCGACAGCGCCAGCGATCCAAGGCGGCGCACTGTCATGGACCGGGTAGTTTCCTCCTACACCCCCACCGTGCGCGCACTCCGCTACACCCGACGGCACCCTCCCGGGCCAAGGAGCCGCACTCAAGCCCTGATCGTCGCGATGCCCACCACCCCCGGACTTCCCGATCACGGTTGGCTAGACCACGTCGGCGCCGAGGTCGCCATGCTGGGCGACCGCCTACCCAACCACATGCTCCTTCGCGAACCCGCCCGGCCGACAGCAATCTCACCGACGCTCAACGTCCTCTACCGACCAAGGCCAACGTCCTAG
- a CDS encoding CHAT domain-containing protein has translation MTAAFQLAGFPHVVGTLWEIDDQIAVNIADAFYTNLTTDEGTLDVSRAAYALHQSVRGVRDGHDLSGQYDRTQTPFLWAAYLHVGA, from the coding sequence CTGACCGCCGCCTTCCAGCTCGCCGGATTCCCCCACGTCGTCGGCACCCTGTGGGAGATCGACGACCAGATCGCCGTCAATATCGCCGACGCCTTCTACACCAACCTCACGACCGATGAGGGCACCCTCGACGTCAGCCGAGCCGCCTACGCGCTGCACCAGTCTGTACGCGGGGTACGCGACGGCCACGACCTCTCCGGCCAATACGACCGGACCCAGACCCCCTTCCTGTGGGCCGCCTACCTCCACGTTGGAGCCTGA